Below is a genomic region from Pseudomonas svalbardensis.
GATCGGATACGTCGTTGCCAACCCTGGCATCGGCTACGCCCAATGGCATGAACTGTTCGCAAGCAACTGGATGCGTATTTTCAGTCTCCTGGCCCTCGTTGCCCTCGGCGCTCACGCCTGGGTCGGCATGTGGACCATCGCGACCGACTACCTGACGCCAATGGCGTTCGGCAAGTCCGCGACTGCAATACGTTTCCTCTTCCAGGCGGTATGCGGCGTCGCGATGTTCGCTTACTTCGTCTGGGGTGTGCAGATTCTTTGGGGTATCTGATTCATGTCTACTACAGTTAATACGCTTTCGTTCGACGCCATCATTATTGGCGGCGGCGGTGCTGGTATGCGCGCTGCTCTGCAGCTGGCACAGGGTGGTCACAAGACTGCCGTAGTTACCAAGGTTTTCCCGACTCGCTCGCACACTGTTTCCGCCCAGGGTGGTATCACCTGCGCCATCGCTTCGGCAGATCCGAACGATGACTGGCGCTGGCACATGTACGATACCGTCAAGGGTTCCGACTATATCGGTGACCAGGACGCTATCGAATACATGTGTTCCGTAGGCCCGGAAGCGGTCTTCGAACTCGAGCACATGGGCTTGCCGTTCTCCCGTACTGAACAAGGTCGCATCTATCAGCGTCCGTTCGGCGGACAGTCGAAAGACTTCGGTAAAGGCGGCCAGGCTGCACGTACTTGCGCCGCTGCCGACCGTACCGGTCATGCACTGCTGCACACCCTGTACCAGGCCAACCTGAAGGCCGGCACCGTGTTCCTCAACGAATACTACGGTGTCGACCTGGTGAAGAACGAAGATGGTGCCTTTGTCGGCAT
It encodes:
- the sdhD gene encoding succinate dehydrogenase, hydrophobic membrane anchor protein → MVTNVTNLSRSGLYDWMAQRVSAVVLAAYFIFLIGYVVANPGIGYAQWHELFASNWMRIFSLLALVALGAHAWVGMWTIATDYLTPMAFGKSATAIRFLFQAVCGVAMFAYFVWGVQILWGI